From Halomarina ordinaria:
ACGGTGGGGAACGCCGCGACGCTCGTCGCCGGGATGGCGCGCAACGACGCCCGACTGGTCGGGCGAGGGATGGACGACCCGGTCGTGACGCCCGCCCGCGCGGCCCTCATCGACGGCTACGACGCGGTGTGCGAGGCGGCCCGCGAGGCGGGCGCTCACGGCGTCACCATCAGCGGGGCCGGCCCCGCCGTCCTCGCGGTCTGTCGCCCCGGCGGGCGTCGCGACGTCGCCACCGCGATGGTCGACGCCTTCGAGGCGACCGGCACCGAGGCCGTCGCCTACCTCTCGCGGGTGGGCGAGGGGTCAACGGTGTATCGCTGACGGCGGTGGCGGTCCCGCCCCCTCGGCGGGTCAACGTTTATCCGGTACCTGTTCGTTGAGTGGGACGTCGCGCGGGCGACGGACGAGACACATGGCTCACGAGTTCCCAAGCGAGGCGTGGATTCGGGCGTGGCAGGCGGCCGTCAACGAGGACGACCGCTACGGTGAACTGAGCGAGGGGTGGGGCGTCGGGTTCGACGGCGATATGGTGTTCCACCTCCGGGCCGACGACCGCCTGCCGACCGACCGGTACTTCTTCGTCGGCCTCGAGGACGGCGAGGCGTACGGCTGTCGCGAGGTGGACTCCCCCGACGCGGTCGACCACGGGTTCGTCCTGCGTGGGCGCTACGCCGACTGGGTCGCCATGACGCGCGGCGACCTCGGCGCCATCGAGGGGCTGATGGACGGGCGACTGGAACTCGACGGCGACCTCCAGCGCGTCCTCGCGTACAGCGCGGCGGCGACGCGACTGGTCGATCTGGCGGCGACCGTCGACACCGAGTACGTCTACTGAGTCGTGGCGCCCGCCGCGAACCCGCCCTCGCGGTCGAAAACCGAGACACGCTACCGGGGAGCGCCGACGTCGCCAGCGATAAAAACTTATTATCCGGGCTAATCCAGCCACACACGAGAGTGTCGGGGGAGAAGACTCCGGAGCAGCAGTTGGTGCTGATGTACCCGGATTACAGCGGGAGCAACTCCTACCAGCGACAGCTCCGCGACGGACTGTCGGAGTGCGGCTACGACGTCAGACTCAGCCAGTGTGACCGACCGTTCCCGCTGCTCGAGGCGGTCCGCGAGAACGGGCGCCCGGACGTCTTTCACATCCACTGGCTCCACCGCTACTTCGTCACCGAGCGGGCGCCGCTGACGGCGGTACTGGGGCTGCGGCTCCTCGTCGAACTGCTCGTGCTCAAGTCGCTCGGCGTCCGGACGGTCTGGACGGTCCACAACCTCGCGGACCACGAGCGTCGCTCGCCGCGGCTGGAGGCCGCGGTACGGAACCTGGCGGCACGCCTCTGTGACCGA
This genomic window contains:
- a CDS encoding SCP2 sterol-binding domain-containing protein, giving the protein MAHEFPSEAWIRAWQAAVNEDDRYGELSEGWGVGFDGDMVFHLRADDRLPTDRYFFVGLEDGEAYGCREVDSPDAVDHGFVLRGRYADWVAMTRGDLGAIEGLMDGRLELDGDLQRVLAYSAAATRLVDLAATVDTEYVY